From Terriglobia bacterium, a single genomic window includes:
- a CDS encoding PIG-L deacetylase family protein, with translation MMRIALILVLILGLMPVFSMAQETKLEDMTGKTVLVFSPHPDDELFGAGGTIALLNKNHNKVIVVLYTNDDKGSYDLEMSSERLARIRKSEEEAAEAVLGTPQENIIWMGYHDGMLEYAPQPKLTEEATAIIRRVRPDVLLSIDPGDWYVRWHKSDHRMAALNTIDAVRAAEFWLYFPNQLLEQHLQQYQVPSMYFYYTAPQDTNYEVNIDSVMDLKLQGAMKHVSQFEPAIHHYRPDWDPKDEASAKAELKKLQPKKDGHYVEQFRRATGFNQE, from the coding sequence ATGATGCGAATCGCGCTGATTCTTGTGCTCATCCTTGGCCTCATGCCTGTATTCTCTATGGCGCAGGAAACAAAGCTTGAGGACATGACTGGGAAGACGGTCCTGGTGTTTTCGCCGCACCCGGATGACGAACTGTTCGGCGCAGGGGGCACGATTGCCCTGCTGAACAAGAACCACAACAAGGTGATCGTGGTGCTTTACACAAACGATGATAAAGGCAGCTATGACCTGGAGATGAGTTCCGAGCGCCTGGCCCGAATTCGGAAGAGCGAAGAAGAGGCGGCGGAAGCTGTGCTGGGCACGCCCCAAGAGAACATCATCTGGATGGGCTATCACGACGGCATGTTGGAATACGCGCCCCAGCCCAAACTGACGGAAGAGGCCACCGCGATCATTCGACGAGTGCGTCCTGATGTTCTACTCAGCATCGACCCGGGAGACTGGTATGTGCGCTGGCACAAAAGCGACCACCGCATGGCCGCGCTTAACACCATCGATGCAGTACGCGCCGCCGAGTTCTGGCTCTATTTTCCGAACCAGCTTCTGGAGCAGCATCTACAGCAGTACCAGGTGCCGTCGATGTACTTCTATTACACTGCGCCTCAGGACACAAACTACGAGGTCAACATTGACAGCGTCATGGACCTCAAACTCCAGGGAGCCATGAAGCACGTCAGTCAGTTCGAACCTGCAATCCACCATTACCGTCCGGACTGGGACCCCAAAGACGAGGCCAGCGCAAAAGCGGAACTGAAAAAGCTGCAGCCGAAGAAAGATGGGCACTACGTCGAGCAGTTCCGGAGGGCTACGGGATTCAATCAGGAATAG